Below is a window of Amphiprion ocellaris isolate individual 3 ecotype Okinawa chromosome 15, ASM2253959v1, whole genome shotgun sequence DNA.
AGTAAAAGTACTGCACTGACTGAAGTACTGTAGTAAAAGTACTGCACTGACTGaagtactgcagtaaaagtactGCACTGACTGaagtactgcagtaaaagtactGCACTGACTGaagtactgcagtaaaagtactGCAACGACTGaagtactgcagtaaaaatattgCACTGACTGAAGTACTGTAGTAAAAGTACTGCACTGACTGAAGTACTGTAGTAAAAGTACTGCACTGACTGaagtactgcagtaaaagtactGCACTGACTGaagtactgcagtaaaagtactGCACTGACTGAAGTACTGCAGTAAAACTAGTGCACTGACTGAAGTACTGCAGTAAAACTAGTGCACTGACTGaagtactgcagtaaaaatattgcactgattgaagtgctgcagtaaaAGTACTGCACTGACTGaagtactgcagtaaaagtagtGCACTGACTGaagtactgcagtaaaagtactGCACTGACTGaagtactgcagtaaaagtgtgcaatgactgaagtactgcagtaaaagtactGCACTGACTGaagtactgcagtaaaagtagtGCACTGACTGaagtactgcagtaaaagtactACACTCATTGAAGTACTGgcctttactttatttaaattagttaaaatcaTTATTTAACAGATACTTGCAGTCATTTGAGAGAAAACTTTCGGATCTTAACGGTTAGGTTGGATTGACTTGGATATTTGCTGCTGTtatcaccattttttttaacagttttttaatgtttcagtattccaccatttttaacctgttttttctgttacctttatatttatattttctttttggtgattctACCTGGTGTGTTTTTACCAGCTGTGGCTGGAGAAGTCAGAGATAAAAGTAAGAATAAAAGTGTCACTTCAGATTTATATTAAGGTCAAAAATCTTTTTCAGCTGAGTGATTCCAGATCTAAAGTAATCATAACTAATAACAGCATAACTAGTTTTAAATGAACTAATGTACGGATTTGAGTTTAAAGTACagaaaatattaagttgattcAACTTCCTTGTGTCAACGGTCAACATAATGTTTGTGTGAATCCTTTAAATCAGTGTTCAGAGATAAAAGCTGCTCAGTTTCCTCCATGAACTCCAGAGTCGGTCCTTTGTGCTGCTGATCGACCGAAGATTCCAGTTTACAGCTGAACTTTGCTGAATAGACGGAGGGGGAGGAGAGCCGGCGGCCAACAATAGTCTTTGTCCAGAGCTCCATTCTTACTGGGCCGACTGGGAGGAGGGAGATTCTCCATAGTAACACTGGAGCCGAACACCAGAACCAGAGGAGCTGAAGGAGCTGAaggagctgaaggagctgcagcagtACAGAGTTACAGGAACAAACTCTACCAGACAGGAGGAATAAACTTTACCAGACAGGAACAAACTCTACCAGACAAGAGGAACAACCAGGAACACACTTTACCAGACAGGAACAACCAGGAACACACTTTACCAGACAGGAACAAACTTTACCAGACAGTATTTGCAGCCAGAATAAACGAGGTCAGGACGTTCTCCTTCATCATGGACAGAAACAGCCACTCTGAGGACTCTCTGTCATCGCTGCTGCTGGAGAACATCAAGAACAAACTGCTGGATGCCTTCAGAACCTCAGTGGAGAACAGAGACGTTCCTCAGGGTTCCTTCAGACCCGTCAGGAGTCTTCAGGTCAACGAGGAGCTGCGAAGAGCCAAAATAGACGGAGCTTTGACCTGGTTGAGGTCTGAACTGGTGAGATTCTGCTGCACTGGAAAACTAGAACACTGATAAACtaaatctgtaaagtaattATTTGaaactaaaactgtaaaaaataatactgaaaaactgaaaagatttgtctgttaatctaaatctgtaaatatttgtaaagtTATGAAAACactaataaatacaataaaaacagtttaattttatGATCAAATTTTATGGTAAATTAATCACTTTTTTAAGGGATTATGCTAATTAGctaaaatctaacaaaaataatatatatatctgtgtgtgtatatatatatatatatatatatatatatacacacacatatatatacatatacacagacTTAACAGTTAATAGttcaagaaaattaaacagagAAACGTTCATATTTTactatatatgtagtaaatTATTAAACCTTGGGCGTCTCTTCCCCAGATGGAGATGCGCTCTCAGGACCTTCAGCTCGCTCAGACTCTCCTGGGGCTGAACTCTGAGATCCAGAGGCTGAGGAGGGAAAGTTGTGGAGGTCTGGAGGTGGAAGGAGAAGAACAGCAGTGATGGACCAGCAAAGGAACCTTCAGAGGGAGGAAGCATCAGACGGAGGTACCTTCACTGGAGGAAGCTTCAGAGGGAGGAACCTTCCCTGGAGGAAGCTTCAGAGGGAGGAACCTTCCCTGGAGGAAGCTTCAGAGGGAGGAACCTTCTCtgaaagacgaggaggaggaacctTCTCTGGAGGACCAACAGGAGGAACCTTCTctgaaggatgaggaggaggaacctTCTCTCAGGGACCAGCTGGATGAAACTTCACAAGGAGGAACACTCTCTGGAGGAACCTCCAGAGAGAGGAACCTTCTCTGGAGGACCAGCAAGAGGAACCTTCAGACAGGCGAACCTTCTCTGGAGGAACCTGGAATATCGTCTGAAGAActgactgcagcagctggaacaTGAATGTTTctgtacataaataaataacttcTGTAGGTTCAACTGAAAACAGACTGTGATGGTTGTTTAGATATTTTTGCACTGAAGGAGAGTTTTGCTGcagaaactgatttattttctcaGATCGGTTAAGAAACA
It encodes the following:
- the si:ch211-153f2.3 gene encoding uncharacterized protein si:ch211-153f2.3; this encodes MDRNSHSEDSLSSLLLENIKNKLLDAFRTSVENRDVPQGSFRPVRSLQVNEELRRAKIDGALTWLRSELMEMRSQDLQLAQTLLGLNSEIQRLRRESCGGLEVEGEEQQ